Proteins found in one Xenopus laevis strain J_2021 chromosome 1L, Xenopus_laevis_v10.1, whole genome shotgun sequence genomic segment:
- the srp19.L gene encoding signal recognition particle 19kDa L homeolog, whose product MANLEKSPASVDRFICIYPAYLNSKKTIAEGRRIPIEKAVQNPTCLEIADICRANKLNVVVEGDKMYTREWNRDAQFRGRVRVQLKNEDGTVCVEKLSSRKAVMLRVAEEIPKLKTRTQKSGGGDQSAQQGEGGKKNKKKKK is encoded by the exons ATGGCGAATTTGGAGAAATCTCCTGCAAGTGTTGACAG ATTCATCTGCATATATCCAGCTTATCTAAATAGCAAGAAAACTATTGCTGAGGGAAGACGCATTCCCATTGAAAAG GCTGTGCAGAACCCGACATGTTTGGAGATTGCAGATATATGTCGTGCCAACAAGCTGAATGTAGTTGTGGAG GGGGATAAAATGTACACTCGGGAGTGGAACAGAGACGCACAGTTTAGGGGAAGAGTGCGGGTGCAGCTTAAGAACGAAGATGGAACCGTTTGTGTGGAGAAACTTTCATCAA GGAAAGCCGTAATGCTCCGAGTAGCAGAAGAAATTCCAAAGCTGAAGACCAGAACACAGAAGAGTGGAGGGGGAGACCAAAGTGCCCAGCAGGGAGAAGGTGGCAAGaagaacaaaaagaagaaaaaatga